From a single Rosa rugosa chromosome 7, drRosRugo1.1, whole genome shotgun sequence genomic region:
- the LOC133722706 gene encoding F-box/kelch-repeat protein At3g16740-like, translated as MAECKLPRVMVIQILSRMPPKSLMRFKCIHKSWNSLINSRHVVAKHLQFHNNVSSSTTILLRRPVIWRTETKNEEIVFSLLTLRNENNGDEDNLDYDIEDIQFPPSIGLKTRAQFIENPGPTYECADIVGHCGGIICLSLYAAGDLVLYNPAIREFKLIPEPCLPRPRQFYFRCDAFGYDPKSEDYILVNVASYGENRYDDDRLVIEPLRAEMYTLGTDSWGEIKIHNLETETTMFRPNHFQVYFKGNCYGLAEEIKKEFISSFDSLEEYYIREVIVWFNTSDRVFHSALTPDCLYRYPAHDFTLTVWNNFVALFGYNRCGSKPFEIWVMGDSDGFTCSWIKHLSVNITESPQPLVLWESNQSLLVSPRIRVALYSFATKTFKYLPLCAAEHFDAIPLVNSIVPLNRDLVCADIS; from the coding sequence ATGGCAGAGTGCAAATTGCCAAGAGTGATGGTGATACAAATCTTATCCAGAATGCCTCCGAAATCTCTAATGCGATTCAAGTGCATTCATAAGTCATGGAATTCTCTGATCAATAGTCGCCATGTCGTAGCTAAGCATCTCCAGTTTCACAACAACGTATCCTCTTCCACTACCATCCTTCTAAGGCGTCCTGTAATCTGGAGAACCGAAACTAAGAATGAGGAAATCGTTTTTTCTTTGCTTACTCTTCGCAATGAGAATAATGGTGATGAGGATAACCTAGATTATGACATCGAGGACATCCAGTTTCCGCCTTCAATTGGTCTAAAAACTAGGGCACAATTTATTGAGAATCCTGGTCCAACTTATGAATGTGCAGATATTGTGGGTCATTGTGGTGGAATAATCTGTCTCTCTCTTTATGCTGCAGGCGACCTTGTCTTATACAATCCCGCAATTAGGGAATTCAAGCTTATACCCGAGCCATGCCTCCCACGCCCCCGTCAGTTTTATTTCCGTTGTGATGCATTTGGTTATGATCCCAAGTCTGAAGATTATATACTTGTTAACGTTGCAAGTTATGGTGAAAATAGATACGATGATGACCGTCTCGTTATTGAACCTCTGAGAGCAGAGATGTACACACTGGGTACTGATTCTTGGGGAGAGATCAAGATTCACAATTTGGAAACCGAAACTACTATGTTTCGGCCTAATCACTTCCAGGTGTATTTCAAGGGAAACTGCTACGGGTTGGCAGAAGAAATCAAGAAGGAATTCATCTCATCGTTTGACAGTCTTGAGGAGTATTACATTAGGGAAGTAATCGTTTGGTTTAACACGAGCGATCGGGTTTTCCATAGTGCATTGACTCCTGATTGTTTGTATCGATATCCAGCGCATGACTTCACTCTTACAGTGTGGAACAATTTCGTTGCTCTTTTTGGCTATAATCGTTGTGGAAGTAAACCATTTGAAATTTGGGTGATGGGTGACTCTGATGGTTTCACTTGTTCATGGATAAAGCACCTATCGGTTAACATTACGGAATCTCCTCAGCCATTGGTACTTTGGGAGAGCAACCAGAGTCTTTTGGTGTCCCCGCGTATACGAGTAGCCTTGTACAGCTTTGCAACCAAAACGTTCAAGTATTTACCACTATGTGCTGCTGAACATTTCGATGCTATACCTCTTGTGAATAGTATAGTTCCACTCAATAGGGACCTAGTTTGTGCTGACATTTCTTGA
- the LOC133722708 gene encoding protein FAR1-RELATED SEQUENCE 5-like, which yields MEEAGMWNMESSADVYVESDEVQSIEEEQFESDTDGTNVSIQGDRASCLNFKGKPYEDLEAADMIGVEFGSVNEVDSFYSFYSLAMGFSFRKQKLDKEAGTVVRRQLVCSKEGIRKKKSRLEEQISASCLPTSRKRPSKASFMQSVGICGKGKAPIGDGMQAHDNWAGHGNNINGPRSHRITRRHCSARLTVRLCKKTGKFRVVEFITQHNHALAPTELKSFLRSHRNVSDHALAQVTSLRKVSVTTSRAYELLVHQAGGHEFVGFTMKDLQNKVDEARKEMYIDGDGQATISFMNLKASKDPGFYCLFSVDVEGKLCNMFWRDTVSMLDYNSFGDVLILDSTYKTNIYGKPLAVFVGVNNHRATVLFGCALLVDETEDTYNWVLTAFLDSMNGKRPISVITDGDEAMRNAVNRLVPEARHRLCAWHIAKNVVKNVGNVDVQRDFCHLIFAGLSVEDWEKSWHYMVALHGLQDNRWLSSMYSKRDRWAEAFFRSHFFGGICTTQRCEAMHRNIKTGVGKFMRLCEFLPRMDKTLARMRYNHLYDDFKSMNSDPIIGSHMRCMQEQVGAKFTHDIFLLIKDQIMFESKFVVADHLDYHNGSSTLFLVTQYGKAERTWHVTYLHGRQCISFKCSCQLFESDGIPCCHIFTVMKTKLLTKFPDTLVTHRWTKEASPKKTHLIRRSGNISSVDIQLARYGQMMSDCSRICHLASFSDDAYEETFEAFSRLMVRSQNWHVAQHDTSVPIDGLHPNVIRDPAPCRTKGAQTRTANIPNDVEEPSARGCGFCTRPGHNIRTCPLRKEADVNCDAHNATNHAANSNVAEHERGGHSSVYASPGPIGSVGVGHSASALRSNRSAFAPSFQNDEESAFLPPSSIQHMIHHVEEARTFDFFSGHDNILSFVLGGNGNLRMEDQSISSNQPGPSHNTGGPNPFVHQWFH from the coding sequence ATGGAGGAGGCTGGGATGTGGAATATGGAGTCCAGTGCTGATGTTTATGTGGAAAGTGATGAAGTCCAGTCCATAGAAGAAGAACAATTTGAGTCAGACACGGATGGCACTAATGTATCCATCCAGGGTGATAGGGCAAGTTGCTTAAATTTCAAGGGGAAGCCATATGAAGATCTTGAGGCTGCAGACATGATAGGTGTGGAGTTTGGATCTGTTAATGAAGTGGACTCATTCTATTCATTTTATTCTCTTGCCATGGGTTTTAGCTTCAGAAAGCAAAAGTTGGACAAAGAGGCTGGTACTGTAGTACGAAGGCAGCTGGTTTGTAGTAAGGAAgggattagaaaaaaaaaaagtcgttTGGAAGAGCAGATTTCGGCTTCCTGTCTCCCTACTTCACGGAAGCGACCCTCGAAAGCATCATTTATGCAGTCAGTTGGCATATGTGGGAAGGGAAAAGCGCCGATTGGTGATGGGATGCAAGCTCATGATAACTGGGCAGGCCATGGCAACAACATAAATGGCCCACGATCCCACCGAATTACAAGAAGACATTGCTCTGCCCGTTTAACTGTCCGTTTATGCAAGAAAACCGGTAAATTCCGAGTTGTTGAATTTATAACACAACATAATCATGCCCTTGCTCCAACGGAACTGAAATCCTTCCTCAGATCTCATCGAAACGTTTCAGACCATGCTCTGGCTCAAGTTACTTCTCTTAGGAAGGTGTCAGTCACCACTTCCCGTGCATATGAGTTGTTGGTTCATCAAGCTGGCGGGCATGAGTTTGTAGGTTTCACTATGAAAGATTTGCAAAACAAAGTTGATGAGGCACGTAAGGAAATGTACATTGATGGGGATGGACAGGCTACTATTAGTTTCATGAATTTGAAGGCTTCAAAGGACCCCGGTTTCTACTGCTTGTTTAGTGTTGATGTGGAGGGTAAGCTTTGTAATATGTTCTGGAGAGACACAGTATCAATGCTTGATTACAATAGTTTTGGTGATGTGCTTATTCTAGATAGCACATACAAGACCAACATATACGGGAAACCGCTGGCTGTTTTTGTTGGTGTGAACAACCACAGGGCCACAGTTTTATTTGGATGTGCATTGCTTGTTGATGAGACGGAGGACACTTACAATTGGGTCCTAACAGCATTCTTAGATTCAATGAATGGAAAAAGACCAATATCTGTTATCACTGATGGGGACGAGGCAATGCGAAATGCAGTGAACCGGCTAGTACCTGAAGCCCGGCATCGATTGTGTGCATGGCACATTGCAAAGAATGTTGTTAAGAATGTGGGGAACGTGGATGTCCAGAGAGACTTTTGTCACTTAATTTTTGCTGGACTGAGTGTGGAAGATTGGGAAAAATCATGGCATTACATGGTGGCACTACATGGCCTACAAGACAATCGTTGGCTCTCTTCAATGTACAGCAAGCGGGATAGATGGGCGGAGGCATTTTTCCGGAGCCACTTTTTTGGTGGTATATGCACCACCCAAAGATGTGAGGCAATGCATCGAAACATCAAAACCGGAGTCGGCAAGTTCATGAGACTATGTGAGTTTTTGCCTAGGATGGACAAGACACTTGCACGGATGAGGTACAATCATTTGTATGATGATTTCAAATCAATGAACTCGGATCCTATAATTGGTAGCCACATGCGGTGTATGCAAGAGCAGGTTGGGGCGAAGTTCACACATGATATTTTCCTCCTTATCAAGGACCAGATTATGTTTGAGTCAAAGTTTGTTGTGGCTGATCATTTGGATTATCATAATGGATCATCTACTTTATTCTTGGTGACACAATATGGGAAAGCAGAAAGAACATGGCATGTTACCTACCTACATGGACGCCAATGCATTTCGTTTAAGTGTTCATGTCAACTTTTTGAGTCCGATGGAATCCCTTGCTGCCACATCTTCACCGTCATGAAAACCAAACTGCTCACCAAATTTCCCGATACCTTGGTGACCCATAGGTGGACAAAGGAGGCATCTCCAAAAAAGACCCATTTGATAAGAAGAAGCGGTAACATTTCATCAGTTGACATCCAGCTTGCAAGATATGGACAGATGATGTCTGATTGTTCGCGCATATGTCACTTGGCCTCCTTTTCAGATGATGCTTATGAAGAAACTTTTGAAGCCTTTAGTAGGTTGATGGTTAGATCACAAAATTGGCACGTTGCTCAGCATGACACAAGTGTTCCAATTGATGGTCTCCATCCAAATGTCATTCGCGATCCTGCACCATGTCGTACAAAGGGGGCTCAAACGAGGACAGCTAACATTCCTAATGATGTGGAAGAGCCATCTGCTAGGGGATGTGGATTTTGTACTAGACCTGGTCACAACATCCGGACATGCCCTCTCAGAAAAGAAGCTGATGTCAACTGTGATGCACATAATGCTACGAATCATGCTGCTAATTCAAATGTTGCTGAACATGAAAGGGGAGGTCATAGTTCGGTTTATGCCTCCCCAGGCCCCATTGGATCAGTTGGTGTAGGCCACTCTGCATCTGCTCTCCGAAGTAATCGATCTGCCTTCGCACCGAGCTTCCAAAATGATGAGGAGTCAGCCTTCCTTCCTCCATCAAGCATCCAACACATGATCCATCATGTTGAAGAGGCAAGAACATTTGATTTCTTTTCCGGCCATGACAACATATTGTCTTTTGTGTTAGGTGGAAATGGAAACCTTCGTATGGAAGATCAATCTATCTCTTCTAACCAACCAGGTCCATCACACAATACTGGGGGGCCAAACCCTTTTGTTCATCAATGGTTTCATTGA